The stretch of DNA TGCCCGCCAGGGGCAAGTCCAGTGGGCATACCAGCCGTCCAGATATGGTAACACAAACCGGGAGTCGCCCAGCGTCGGAATTGCTCCTGATATTCAAGGTACATCCTCTCCAAAAGGGGA from Candidatus Neomarinimicrobiota bacterium encodes:
- a CDS encoding metallophosphoesterase; this translates as PLLERMYLEYQEQFRRWATPGLCYHIWTAGMPTGLAPGGHKIVVRTRDQYGKAYEGARVFEIEGIR